The following proteins come from a genomic window of Lytechinus pictus isolate F3 Inbred chromosome 1, Lp3.0, whole genome shotgun sequence:
- the LOC129270729 gene encoding heparan sulfate glucosamine 3-O-sulfotransferase 1-like → MDKNVIIFSAITVSRWPFSKNRVLVASISFLFLTLFLLANDAHTTLYSRRHELPLTNRNGDEERNESKQVTVANVSCNELMINHGCYQIAQGEHEKPMYKPLDLTKLIRLNCSRRAPSAIVIGTKKSGTTTLKNFLSYHPDVAFAEKELKFINNNDLSDLNKYIAVMPYSTPHQITMEKTPGYFIRLKVPSRIKSAIPNVKLIVIIRNPVNRAISDFVHMRYSDETRVGGAKLLKRSPKPGMIRYEVSQTFRESVLFENGSVRENNALIDTGIYVKYFRMWLQYFPLDQFLILDGEEFVKAPTPTMHRVESFLDIRPFFTEDHFYFNEEKKFHCLKKPLNTCMSKNKGRPHPYVDEDVIEKLNDFYAPFNKKLEKLLNRTFSW, encoded by the coding sequence ATGgataaaaatgtaattattttttctgcaatAACTGTATCTAGGTGGCCCTTTTCTAAAAACAGGGTCCTTGTCGcctccatttcatttttattcttaacGTTATTTCTATTGGCCAATGATGCACATACTACCCTATATTCTAGAAGGCATGAGTTACCTCTTACAAACAGGAACGGGGATGAGGAGAGGAACGAATCAAAACAAGTTACAGTCGCAAATGTCTCCTGTAATGAATTAATGATAAACCATGGATGTTATCAAATTGCCCAAGGCGAACATGAAAAGCCAATGTACAAGCCACTGGACTTGACGAAGTTAATACGACTCAATTGTTCTAGAAGGGCGCCCTCTGCAATCGTAATAGGAACCAAGAAAAGTGGCACGACGACGCTCAAGAACTTTCTAAGTTATCATCCAGATGTTGCGTTTGCGGAGAAAGAACTGAAGTTCATCAACAATAACGACCTCAGTGATTTAAATAAGTACATAGCCGTAATGCCATACTCGACACCTCACCAAATAACCATGGAAAAAACTCCAGGATACTTCATTCGTCTTAAGGTGCCCAGTCGAATAAAAAGTGCCATTCCCAATGTGAAATTGATCGTCATTATCCGCAATCCCGTCAATCGCGCCATCTCAGATTTCGTGCACATGAGATACAGTGATGAAACGCGAGttggtggtgcaaaattgcTTAAAAGATCACCAAAGCCCGGGATGATTAGGTATGAAGTTTCTCAAACGTTTAGAGAATCCGTGCTTTTTGAGAATGGCTCTGTCAGGGAGAACAATGCACTCATCGACACTGGTATCTACGTTAAATATTTTCGCATGTGGCTTCAGTACTTTCCTTTGGACCAGTTTCTTATCCTTGACGGGGAGGAATTCGTCAAAGCTCCAACTCCCACCATGCACCGTGTGGAATCCTTCCTGGATATCAGACCATTTTTCACGGAGGACcacttttattttaatgaagAGAAGAAGTTCCACTGTTTGAAAAAACCGCTTAATACTTGTATGTCGAAAAATAAAGGAAGGCCACACCCCTACGTGGATGAAGATGTCATCGAAAAGTTAAATGATTTTTATGCGCCCTTTAACAAGAAATTAGAAAAGTTGTTAAACAGAACGTTTTCATGGTAA